DNA sequence from the Raphanus sativus cultivar WK10039 unplaced genomic scaffold, ASM80110v3 Scaffold2716, whole genome shotgun sequence genome:
ACTTTTGGAGGAATTAAATTAATCTGAGTTGTTGCGAGTAGGAACTTGCTAATGGGTGACAAACTCTCGGCTGCTGGGCCACAATGGGAGTGCTAACTGAGAAAGACAACCCAAAACAAGCTCTATAGGCCAGCCTTATTGCATTTGGAAAGTCTGTTCCTTAAACGAGAAACAACACTGTCTCCCTCTTCTTGTTTGGTGACGCTTACAAGAAGAATGAGACCGAAAAGGCGGATGCGTTTTCGTCTCTCTTCAATTGCTCTCTTCGCAAGGACAAAATGGTAAGAGCATTATTTTCTTGTGAGTGTgattaggcctgggcattcggatacccattcgggtatGGATACTACCCCATTCGGGTATCGTTTTTTCTGGATTTAAAAAATGGTCCCTTTcggataataaaaatttgtggCAGGGAAGTGACTTTTCATTAAGTGTCAACTCAGCTAAACAAATGGTAAAACTAGGAGTTTCCGCTGATTATGGAGTCTGCACATCCAAGCGGAAAGTTGGAACAACTGTACTTCTGTTGTAAACAAGTAAGTTTTACCTTGGCCATGCATCATATCACGCTCCTAGttgttttctgaattttttttacttgtttcaACTTTCAGACGCCAAGGAGCATTATGCAAGATTCAATAACTGGTACACATCACTACATCTTGTTTTCTGCCACCAATGCAATTCACTCaccatgttttgttttgcaCAGAATGCAACAGGCAAATTTGCTACAATGAGAAGTGAACTCAAAGGCGGGTATGTTTTTAATGCTACCGAGCTTTGAGTGGGGGGAATTGCATGATTCTTGgagttaagttttttttttttttttgtaaaacttgtTTCAGAAACTGAGAACGTCTTTCAGAGATCCAAAATCACAAGGGATTTACACCCAGTTGAGCCACCAGTAGATAGGAGCGGAACAAAAGGCTAATCAGCCTGTCCGAGTACTATCAGTGAAGGTCTCCGAAAGGCTTTAAGGTTTGGAaactcttttatttatttttttgaacataaAAGAAACAGAATCAGCTTTTCGGATGCCAAATATAAAATTGTGAGTATGCAGTGGTGCAGATAAAGTGACGCCTAACGTACACTCACAAGGATACGTTTCCTGAACGAGATGGCTAGtatgctttcttcttctttctttctctctcctttTGATACAAATACAATCTAAAGCTTATAAAATCTGATCTTTGGGTTTACAGAACAATCGCTTTAAAGAACGTTAACAAGAAATCTGAAAGCTGTGAATAAGTCTGTAGAGAAGAGGTACTCcctttcttgatttgtttgttaTCTTCTTCCCGAGTTGTGTATCTCAAAAGGAGATGTTCTTGATTTTTCTCTTCAGAAAAGCATCTAATACAAAAGAACGCAAgtaaagagaaaagagagaagcgGATAAGAAGAGAAACTCCTGAGATTGCCACCGGAAAAATGATGGTCCTAGATTCTGCAGCTCCGACGAAGAATGAGTCCTCAAACAGTAGTTACCAAGCAGCCCTTCCAAGTTACCATACTTAACCAATATATTGGATGTCGAGATAAAAGGATTGTTGTTTCCATTCATACAAGAAATGTCTTTTTGTTTATTGGATTTGAGATGGTATGTAGTCTGTGTTCATTTAACTGTTGAGAAGAGATTAAACAGTATACGTAGAGAGAATCACATCACACACACGCGCTCTGCCTAAAAACAAATGTTAGTTACTTGTGTATATAAGCCATCTCGGTTGGTCTATCTCTCCACTCTTTCAACTCTTGTTCTCCTTCTCCTCAGCTCTTCCCCCTGTTTCTCCATTTCTTGTCTGCAAGCAACACATCCCCCTTGGCACACCTCTTTCTCCATTATCCTCATCTTGTGCTGCGTCGTAGTGCTTTACCGCCTCAACGATTTCCTCTAAAACAACTTGAGCCAACCTGCCTTGATATTCAACGGACTCAACGTCTCTAACAATCGCTAGCATTTCCACCACGTGGACTCCTGAGATGCTCTAAGGGCGTCGTCTGGAGTTCGAAACCACGGAGGCAAGCATTCGTCAGTATGTAGGATCTTGTGTTAAGCGAATGTAGTTTGGAACGCGGAATGCAATGTCGCCGTTCTCGTCTAGATTTGCTCAAAGTGGCCGAAACGCTCCCTCTGACTTGTGTAATCTCCCACGGAAACGATAGACTCATATTGAACGGACTGCACTTCtcttttttcattctttttaacTATTATTCCTTTCATGCGGGAGATCTCTGAGCTTGCGATTCATCTGTATCCTCTTGTTTGCTTGGGGATTGTGATGGACGGCTGCAACAAGACGACAAGACATTTTTTGTGGTGAGTTTAGAAATTAACACGAAAGGGATGATGAGATGAGGGATGATGGTAGATGTAGAGAGCAGTACCGTAATGGGTCTACTGTAGAACCGATTTCATCGTCCTTCTCAATGTAAACCCTGTGATGATATTTGACCCATCTCCAAATACGTTTGGGAGATCTTTTCTTGTGCTCAGGTGACCTTCCTTTTTGGACTGCAGTCTTTTCCCTACTTTCATGTATTCTCGGCCTTGTTCCCACGTCCTAGGCCTAGTTTCAGCTACCCGAGGAGTTTGAAGAGCAGTACTGTCAAGGATCTGTGGGATATGGGTGAGTTTGGGAAATTCTAGGGCTGGTTCAGGCGTCTTGCACCGCTGTTTCGGAGTCCTTGAAAATGGTTCAAAGTAGGTAGGGCTGAGGCTCTGGAGTCTTGGACCTTGGCCCTGGGATCTGGACATGAATTCAGGTGATCTCCTTTATCTTGTGCAGTCCTCGTCCTATTTTCTGGCGTTTGGGGGCTCCTTGCGGTTGCGGTGGAGTCATGTATGGGTGTCATCGGCCTAGTATGAGAGGTGTTTGATACGCGTTCAGGAGTCCTCAGCCTAGTTTCAAGTGAGATAGGGTCCTTTTGTTGAGCCCACGACCTAGTGTTAGAGGCGTGTTTGGGTGTGTGGGGCTTGTGCCGAGGTGTCCTGAGAGGGTGTTCAGGCGTCTTAGGCTGAGTTCCAAAGGGCCTGGAGAGTACATATCATTATCCTCACCTCCACGCTGATCAGCCTGGAAGGAATACccaacatataataaaatatgagtGAGACTCTGGGCGGgaacaaaaagagaaaagagagagtaTTTTGCATTAACCAAAATGGCACTTACCCTCCTTGCAAAATGATCTCCCCCGGAGTATCCTGCCAGGGAAGGAGACATAGGGAGCGAGTCCATATTGTTTGTACGCTCTCGTTCTTGAGCTGGGACTGGCGTCCGTGGAGTGGGGACAAGCGGCTGAAGAAGTTACCATTGGTGTGATCAGTGGAAGGTGAAGTGTCTGATTCAACCTCTTGGCAAATAAGCTGGCAAGAGGCGATCTGCTTCCACGAGCGGGACTGCGCTGACGATGGAGTGTCTCTGCTTTGGAGTTCTCTTACCAAAACCCTGACAAAAGTTAGCACGTTTCATGAGatataattatttgattataGCTTTCTGACCAAGTaataaatagtaataataaaaaatttcatatgtACCATGTTAAACTATATAATCTAATCTCTCCTTAATACATTTACATAAGTTAGTTATTAGTCGGTTATTACACAAAGAGTTTGTAACTCTTCATGAAGAGGTGTGTCTCTTCTATGTATTGATTCGATCTCTATATAAAGATCAATAATTTGTTGTAAACATTATCACAGTATCTCAATAAAGATAAAGTATTCCAGACAAGTTAAACAAAATTCGTTACTTTTGAATAAGCATAAAGAGTCTATCTTATTTCTTATTCCGAACTCGTGTGTAACACACTGCGATCTTTGTGTAACACAAGCGGTTGGTAAAAGATAAATACCAAAGAGTTTCTTTCCTTCTTGTGGACATTTCCGGAGTTTAATATCTCGAACAAGACAGATTGCAGTACACTCATGGAATGGATTGCCTGCATTGGGGCAACCTAGAACCACTTTTCCAGATACCAGTTCCATCATACAGACTTGAACAACTCAATAAGATCAATTTCTTTGATTAAGACAAAACCTGacataaataaaccaaaacagTGGTCAGATCCATTGAAACATTAGAGACCCACCAAATTACATACACAAGGAGTCAACGCTTTTGATATTGAGAAAAATTTTTGCAGAAAAATATGATTCTAGAGTCAGATTGACCATCCATTTTCATGAGTTGGTTAATAAATGATCACACAACATTAGACAATACTAATCAGATCGACTATGATGTTGATCACTTGCAAAATCGAGCCAGCCATAAATGATCCATGTTTCCCACCATACAAGTTTAAAATGCTTTTGGTGGAAAGATCATATCCtcaaattaattttcaaacaaaaagtATTACATGCAAATGTATAAAAGTATACAAAATGGGGTAAATAGAGAGATGGATAGAGATACCTGCAAGTAGTTTTGAGGAGAAATATGCCAGTTGAAGAAGAAATGAATGATTATATCTTCTTATATGTAGAGAGAGGAATAATGAGAATGAACCTTGAGAGTATATAGATATTGGAACTAACCTCTAATATGATGTGATTGGCTCCACTGTTCTGCAACTTCGCTGACTTTGACAAGCCACtaaaaaactatataagttTCAGCAGAGACTTGGTCAATTCgccatttgattttttatttatatatttatgtgtaGTACTTGTCAAAGATATACGGATCGAAGAGGTAAGGAATAAAAAGATTAAAGGTCAGGACGCTATGGAAACTTCTGTGTTCTCACTCCAGTTTTCATTTGCTTGCTTTTTTCATCTTCTATATTCAAATCTTCTATCTTAAAACAAGAAACATTTAACTTCTTCCTAGGTGGATTTAAagtggaccttatgtaattaatgctatattaatctacttattattagacatacatttttataaataattaatatcaaccattaccatagtttttcacttattaccttattattatatccactacgcatgtttccttatattgcatatattttactataatctaggtacatccactagcatattatactataagaaaattattaataatacatctactaacatataatactatacgacagattactaataataaacaatatactatatgtattcattaaacttgcatctatcaatattagcaatactaatgaagacgactaactctatacttgAACCTGAAAACTatatgatatactaatttataacaaaaaaatgattattactgtacaaatagttttataaaaattttatagtagcaatttgtatatataagaataaatttaatcaagactcaaatcttttttttcctgttcagaaaaaaaaaaaaacctacgaatatataccattaagttagccaaaaatcttccgaataaatagtaaatctcaccaacccaaaaaaaaagaattaaaaatataacaaaagatattaatgtttgaaatttagctcactgggtcgggtataaatctgttcatttcaggtatgagtttcGGGTTCTTAACATTTGGATTAAGTaggtattttgaattttttgtccgggtcgattttttttggttccggatcattaataactttttatataataaatcttaaaataatatacaacatgtacagtgaaacctctataaattaataatgttgggactacaccaaaactataattttttattaatttatagagattattaatttatcgaaaatattaattgaacaaaaacttaatttgggactatgaaattatattaattatatagagatattaatttatagattattaatttaaagaggttatactgtatataaaaaaatgtgaatcaaaagataaacccgcgcaggcgcgcgggtcatgatctagtacgACTTAAAACATCAGATCTGTTTAGATTAAAATGATTTCATTTTaataggtttatatatatatatactagtgtggcccgccctacggacggGATATACTTTACTTGTGTGTAGATATTATAAACCTTTTATCAGATCGTTATTATGAAAATAGTTTTGTTATCCCTCATATTTAGTGTGCCTTAATGTCCCTcgctaaatattttaaaaattaaatgtgtTATCAGTAGAACTATGGTAAAAAAACGGTAAAAAGATTTATGTTGAAATTCCATTACATTTGTTGGTTGGGCACCTGTCTTATTGATCTTCTTAttctttattatgttttttttttaaaaaaattatcgaCATGACTTGAAcgatttttttgttctttagttTCTTATGCCGGATCTCTCTTTAACTATCTCTTTGTTTCTTGTGTTTCTGATTCATCGGATGATCCATTAAGCTTGTGACATCTTCTATTTATACAAACTTTTAGAAGTTTCACACTTTGTATGAAACGtcttattttcttatttcacATACAAAAGTAATCAACTTGTCTTCGTGTAAGTATCTGGAAGTTGGGTTTTTAGAGTGAATTACTGcgtaacaaatttaaaaatgaggCCCATTAATAATCTCCACATATCCCAACTTTAACTAAAAATCAAACAACCCCTCCCCTTTTATCTTCTCCTCCACACCGAAGAACTCCATCTTCGTTAACATCAAGTTTTCTCCTTGCACTGAATCCCCTTGGCAGCTGTTTTGTCTGAACAGAACCCAAGAGCTTCTCAATTCCATAAATTCTGTTTGTTTCTGTTGCGATGACAATCTATCGACTCAGTCGAGATTCTGTGGCGT
Encoded proteins:
- the LOC108844110 gene encoding LOW QUALITY PROTEIN: uncharacterized protein LOC108844110 (The sequence of the model RefSeq protein was modified relative to this genomic sequence to represent the inferred CDS: inserted 7 bases in 6 codons; deleted 4 bases in 3 codons; substituted 5 bases at 5 genomic stop codons), whose translation is MENKNQEDLDPLSLDRRRREGSPKTPPGSPSAPPVYLTDEEESPKRRRGQADLSDFRSVVQDCIDYDPKPLPKTTNXNLNANXKFSGLRLRNQLLSPAEISDLFSDIRFVRLQTIKNLLMGDKLXGCWATMGVLTEKXQPKTSSIGQPYCIWKVCSLNENNTVSLFLFGDAYKKNETEKADAFSSLFNCSLRKDKMGSDFSLSVNSAKQMVKLGVSADYGVCTSKRKVGTXCTSVVNKRQGALCKIQXLNATGKFATMRSELKGGYKLRTSFRDPKSQGIYTVEPPVDRSGTKGXSACPSTISEGLRKALSGADKVTPNVHSQGXRFLNEMAKQSLXRTLTRNLKAVNKSVEKRRCSXFFSSEKHLIQKNASKEKREKRIRRETPEIATGKMMVLXFCSSDEE
- the LOC108845078 gene encoding LOW QUALITY PROTEIN: uncharacterized protein LOC108845078 (The sequence of the model RefSeq protein was modified relative to this genomic sequence to represent the inferred CDS: inserted 7 bases in 6 codons; deleted 11 bases in 8 codons), with product MELVSGKVVLGCPNAGNPFHECTAICLFEILNSGNVHKKERNSLGFGKRTPKQRHSRQRSPARGSRSPLASLFAKRXESDTSPSTDHTNGNFFSRLSPLHGRQSQLKNERTNNMDSLPMSPSLAGYSGGDHFARRADQRGGEDNDVLSRPFGTQPKTPEHPLRTPRHKPHTPKHASNTRSWAQQKDPISLETRLRTPERVSNTSHTRPMTPIHDSTATARSPQTPENRTRTAQDKGXSPEFMSRXPGPRSKTPEPQPTYFEPFSRTPKQRCKTPEPALEFPKLTHIPQILDSTALQTPRVAETRPRTXGTRPRIHESREKTAVQKGRSPEHXEKISQTYLEMGQISSQEISRMKGIIVKKNEKREVQSVQYESIVSVGDYQVRGSVSATLSKSRRERRHCIPRSKLHSLNTRSYILTNACLRGFELQTTPLEHLRSXHVVEMLAIVRDVESVEYQGRLAQVVLEEIVEAVKHYDQHKMRIMEKEVCQGGCVACRQEMEKQGEELGEGEQELKEWRDRPTEMAYIHK